In the Clostridia bacterium genome, one interval contains:
- the hfq gene encoding RNA chaperone Hfq, whose protein sequence is MGKGLTSLQDSFLNQARKDGIPVTVYLVNGFQLKGVVQGFDNFTVFIDSDGKQQMIYKHAISTIVSARPIDITAEQ, encoded by the coding sequence ATGGGCAAAGGCTTGACTAGTTTACAGGATTCTTTTTTAAACCAAGCCCGAAAAGATGGCATCCCAGTTACAGTTTACTTAGTTAACGGGTTCCAGTTGAAGGGCGTTGTCCAAGGATTTGATAATTTTACTGTGTTCATTGACAGTGACGGGAAGCAGCAAATGATCTATAAGCATGCCATATCTACTATCGTGAGCGCCAGACCCATCGATATTACAGCAGAACAATAG
- the miaA gene encoding tRNA (adenosine(37)-N6)-dimethylallyltransferase MiaA: protein MWKAVTEEGRAKFPVAALVGPTAVGKSRIAVEVASRLNGEILSADSVQVYKGMDIGSNKTMPEDQVASSGKAIPHHLIDICMPNDSFNVKEYQVRATKLIPEVVQRGALPILVGGTGLYVKAVLGGYHLPPIGDVSQIRESLAAELSKNGSVPLWNRLRHVDPESAERIHPNDARRIIRALEVYIKTGIPFSELRKTQEALPYATCKVGVTLDRDEIYRRINTRVIKMVEQGFVEEVANLLKTYGSDLPALQSLGYRQLTAYLSGEKDLATAIREIQRDTRHYAKRQLTWFKRDPEIVWFKLEKRYDPLRAAEQISDFIVHRLRVHIAGGKKNGQRLD from the coding sequence CCAACTGCGGTAGGAAAGTCAAGGATAGCAGTTGAAGTAGCTTCCAGACTCAACGGTGAGATTCTTTCGGCCGATTCCGTTCAAGTTTACAAGGGCATGGACATAGGAAGTAACAAAACCATGCCAGAGGACCAAGTGGCATCCTCTGGCAAGGCGATTCCTCACCACCTAATTGATATCTGTATGCCTAATGATTCTTTTAACGTTAAAGAATACCAAGTGCGAGCTACTAAACTGATTCCTGAGGTTGTGCAGCGAGGCGCTTTGCCTATACTGGTAGGAGGAACGGGGTTGTACGTCAAGGCAGTTCTTGGTGGGTATCATCTTCCTCCTATCGGCGATGTCTCGCAAATAAGAGAAAGCCTTGCGGCAGAGCTTTCCAAGAACGGAAGCGTCCCTTTGTGGAATCGGTTACGCCACGTTGACCCCGAGAGCGCTGAGAGAATTCACCCCAACGATGCACGAAGAATTATCAGGGCATTAGAAGTTTATATCAAAACGGGTATTCCCTTCTCGGAATTGAGAAAAACCCAAGAAGCTCTTCCGTATGCGACATGTAAGGTAGGAGTAACCCTTGATCGCGATGAAATTTACCGCCGGATCAATACCCGGGTGATTAAAATGGTCGAGCAGGGCTTTGTCGAGGAAGTGGCTAACCTTTTAAAAACCTATGGTTCTGATTTGCCTGCCCTCCAGAGCCTGGGCTATCGCCAACTAACAGCTTACCTTAGCGGTGAAAAGGATTTGGCGACAGCAATAAGGGAGATCCAGCGGGATACGCGACATTATGCGAAACGGCAACTTACCTGGTTTAAGCGGGATCCAGAAATTGTATGGTTCAAACTGGAGAAACGCTACGATCCCTTGCGGGCGGCTGAACAAATCTCTGATTTTATCGTGCATCGTCTCAGAGTGCACATTGCAGGAGGCAAGAAAAATGGGCAAAGGCTTGACTAG